The proteins below are encoded in one region of Micromonospora pisi:
- a CDS encoding glycosyl hydrolase family 95 catalytic domain-containing protein encodes MKMSTPTRIAAAALLLVGLAVSGESSPAQASPTDAAFNSGTGALNVNYANYLSKHDIVYNRPNTNPLHGLTVGNGRTGAMAWNQNGLTMQVSGVDLSQQSTYAAGNVNLFSNPQMDTGYTTFQQRLSLYDGTLTTKYDSNRTVTVMSSPNSEVMGIHVEDTRPGVTSVGLDLSLWDPNTVQNIADVPDLNTWRTYSTFADTAGVGISRGQTDPNNFGYTLAATVEGASYTSQVVGGRQVRLNITPTSSYTIWFTAASRINSPGLNSVTQARNQLASVKNTGYGTTLNNYRNWWHAFWEKSFVQYSNSAGDADYLENAYYLATYMIAAGGYGNYPMHFINGVFRATQDQSKWSNGYWYWNQRDVYNSFYASNHTELMGGFNRLYSRNLAALKAYTTTRYGSDGLWVPETMGWDGNARGTINSDYVNDLYSTGTEAAYNMYLQYRYTNDENYLRNTAYPYMREAVKFYEDRLSVDGNGRYYMANSNSHETYWDVRNAITDLAAVRLLFPLTISVSNQLGLDSGLRANWQNIVNNLAPYQIQNGAYLPHDPPISQTRNNENVALELVWPYDQTGIGYPDQQTAINTFNVRPHPYGNVWSNDHVHAARLGLADQAFQGMRTMLQKYQNYPNGMTNNTNGVFEYLGIHLAAMNESLMQSYNDKIRVFPAIPSGFVGKFTLLAKDGFLVSSERESNETKYVGLNSLYGKQARVVNPWGTQEVRVRRTSDNAILTTSSAGEITFATAANAVYVLERTAKPLANYSSTTLTGTANQGAKTLLNTASTLGLGGAGSGGLVNNTLLTYDADWHLTTARGYGDYNDDTHHTNTVGATASYTFTGTGVEYLSERNGDMGNVDVYIDNVFQANVNLYVSGARQAQAVVYSKTGLANGTHTIRIVNRATSVGMVDALRILAGGTPPPATGGTAIRAEANGQYVTAGSTPLIANSATIGATQQFDLVSLGSGNVALRSRANSMFVCAENAGAGALVANRPTAGSWETFARVDNPDGTVSFRATVNSNYVTAENGGAEALIANRPAIGPWEKFNLVAS; translated from the coding sequence ATGAAGATGAGTACGCCGACCCGTATCGCCGCCGCCGCCCTGCTTCTGGTCGGCCTGGCGGTCAGCGGAGAGAGCAGCCCCGCGCAGGCGTCACCGACCGACGCCGCCTTCAACTCCGGCACCGGGGCACTCAACGTCAACTACGCCAACTATCTGTCCAAGCACGACATTGTCTACAACCGCCCGAACACCAACCCGTTGCACGGCCTCACCGTCGGCAACGGGCGCACCGGGGCGATGGCGTGGAACCAGAACGGCCTGACCATGCAGGTCTCCGGCGTGGACCTGTCGCAGCAGTCGACGTACGCGGCAGGCAACGTCAACCTGTTCAGCAACCCGCAGATGGACACCGGGTACACCACGTTCCAGCAGCGGCTGTCGCTCTATGACGGAACGCTGACCACGAAGTACGACAGCAACCGCACGGTGACCGTGATGAGCTCGCCCAACTCCGAGGTGATGGGCATCCACGTCGAGGACACCCGCCCCGGGGTCACCAGCGTCGGGCTCGACCTGAGCCTCTGGGACCCGAACACGGTGCAGAACATCGCCGACGTACCGGACCTGAACACCTGGCGCACGTACTCCACCTTCGCCGACACGGCCGGCGTCGGCATCAGCCGGGGCCAGACCGACCCGAACAACTTCGGCTACACCCTGGCCGCCACCGTCGAAGGCGCGAGCTACACCTCGCAGGTCGTGGGCGGCAGGCAGGTACGGCTGAACATCACCCCGACCTCCAGCTACACGATCTGGTTCACCGCGGCCAGCCGGATCAACTCCCCCGGCCTCAACTCGGTCACCCAGGCCCGCAACCAGCTCGCCTCGGTCAAGAACACCGGGTACGGCACCACGCTGAACAACTACCGCAACTGGTGGCACGCGTTCTGGGAGAAGTCGTTCGTCCAGTACTCCAACTCCGCCGGTGACGCCGACTACCTGGAAAACGCCTACTACCTCGCGACGTACATGATCGCCGCCGGCGGCTACGGCAACTACCCGATGCACTTCATCAACGGCGTGTTCCGGGCGACCCAGGACCAGAGCAAGTGGAGCAACGGCTACTGGTACTGGAACCAGCGTGACGTCTACAACTCGTTCTACGCCTCGAACCACACCGAGCTGATGGGCGGGTTCAACCGGCTCTACAGCCGCAACCTCGCCGCGCTCAAGGCGTACACCACCACCCGGTACGGCAGTGACGGGCTCTGGGTGCCGGAGACGATGGGCTGGGACGGCAACGCCCGCGGCACCATCAACAGCGACTACGTCAACGACCTCTACTCGACCGGCACCGAGGCCGCCTACAACATGTACCTGCAGTACCGGTACACCAACGACGAGAACTACCTGCGCAACACGGCGTACCCGTACATGCGGGAGGCGGTGAAGTTCTACGAGGACCGGCTCTCGGTCGACGGCAACGGCCGCTACTACATGGCGAACTCGAACTCGCACGAGACGTACTGGGACGTACGCAACGCGATCACCGACCTGGCCGCCGTACGGCTACTCTTCCCGCTCACCATCTCCGTCAGCAACCAGCTCGGGCTCGACAGCGGACTGCGGGCGAACTGGCAGAACATCGTCAACAACCTGGCGCCGTACCAGATCCAGAACGGCGCGTACCTGCCGCACGACCCGCCGATCTCGCAGACCCGCAACAACGAGAACGTGGCGCTGGAACTCGTCTGGCCCTACGACCAGACCGGGATCGGCTACCCCGACCAGCAGACCGCGATCAACACGTTCAACGTGCGGCCGCACCCGTACGGCAACGTCTGGTCCAACGACCACGTGCACGCGGCGCGGCTCGGCCTCGCCGACCAGGCGTTCCAGGGCATGCGGACGATGTTGCAGAAGTACCAGAACTACCCCAACGGCATGACCAACAACACCAACGGGGTCTTCGAGTACCTGGGCATCCACCTCGCCGCGATGAACGAGTCGCTGATGCAGAGCTACAACGACAAGATCCGGGTCTTCCCGGCGATCCCGTCGGGCTTCGTCGGCAAGTTCACCCTGCTCGCCAAGGACGGTTTCCTGGTCAGCTCGGAGCGCGAGTCCAACGAGACCAAGTACGTCGGGCTCAACAGCCTGTACGGCAAGCAGGCCCGGGTGGTCAACCCGTGGGGCACCCAGGAGGTCCGGGTCCGGCGTACGTCGGACAACGCCATCCTGACGACCAGCTCGGCCGGCGAGATCACCTTCGCCACCGCGGCGAACGCGGTCTACGTGCTGGAGCGGACCGCCAAGCCGCTGGCCAACTACAGCTCGACCACCCTCACCGGGACCGCCAACCAGGGCGCCAAGACCCTGCTCAACACGGCGTCGACGCTCGGCCTCGGCGGTGCCGGCAGCGGCGGGCTGGTGAACAACACCCTGCTCACCTACGACGCCGACTGGCACCTGACCACCGCTCGCGGATACGGCGACTACAACGACGACACCCACCACACCAACACCGTCGGGGCGACCGCGTCGTACACCTTCACCGGCACCGGGGTGGAGTACCTCTCCGAACGCAACGGCGACATGGGCAACGTCGACGTCTACATCGACAACGTGTTCCAGGCCAACGTGAACCTGTACGTCAGCGGGGCACGGCAGGCCCAGGCGGTGGTCTACAGCAAGACCGGCCTGGCGAACGGCACCCACACCATCCGGATCGTCAACAGGGCGACCTCGGTCGGCATGGTCGACGCGCTGCGCATCCTGGCCGGTGGCACACCCCCGCCAGCCACCGGCGGCACCGCCATCCGGGCCGAGGCCAACGGTCAGTACGTCACCGCCGGCAGCACGCCACTGATCGCCAACTCGGCCACCATCGGCGCCACCCAGCAGTTCGACCTGGTCAGCCTCGGCTCCGGCAACGTGGCACTGAGGTCACGGGCGAACTCGATGTTCGTCTGCGCCGAGAACGCCGGCGCGGGCGCGTTGGTCGCCAACCGTCCGACGGCCGGCTCGTGGGAGACGTTCGCCCGGGTCGACAACCCGGACGGCACGGTGAGCTTCCGGGCCACCGTGAACAGCAATTACGTGACCGCCGAGAACGGCGGCGCGGAGGCACTCATCGCCAACCGTCCCGCGATCGGCCCCTGGGAGAAGTTCAACCTGGTCGCCAGCTAG
- a CDS encoding ThuA domain-containing protein, translated as MRVRALSTALSLTLVAAAALVGASPPASAAPLAKVLVFSKTAGFRHSSIPNGIAAIQQLGTANGFTVTATEDAGQFTTANLAQYQAVVWLSTTGDVLDTAQQNAFQAYIAAGGGYVGVHAAADTEYDWAWYGGLVGGYFSSHPATQQATVRTEDRSNVSTAHLPQNWTRTDEWYNYRANPRANVKVLSNLDESSYSGGTMNGDHPITWCQNYGGGRAWYTGLGHTEQTYTEANFTRMLLGGIQIAAGAKPADCRPEVGYTALFDGTQASLNQWRQAGPGGFTLADGTLTSNGGMGLLWYPVRTFANYSLKLDWMMPGDDNGGVFIGFPDPQGDPWQPVDAGHEIQIDATDADPSRTTGSVYSLQAPDTAARAAALNPPGSWNTYEIGVHGQRVEIWLNGVKINDYTSTRNIANGYIGVQNDGAGMDINYRNIRIRTDGGDPPQPPTTDLAQGKPTAASSVEPGSPHVAANAVDGNSGTRWGSAHADPQWISVDLGASYALNRVRLNWEAAYGRAYQIQTSPNNSTWTTVHSTSTSDGGVDDVALTGTGRYVRVNGTTRGTAWGYSLWDLSVYGTPVTGTPTLLSSGRPTATSSVEPGSAHVAANAVDGNTATRWGSAYADPQWISVDLGATRSLSRVRLNWEAAYGRAYQIQTSPDNNTWTTVYSTTASDGGIDDITLTGTGRHVRVHGTQRALTPYGYSLWELEVYGA; from the coding sequence ATGCGCGTCCGTGCGCTCTCCACGGCCCTGAGCCTCACCCTGGTGGCCGCCGCCGCCCTGGTCGGGGCGAGTCCCCCCGCGTCGGCGGCTCCCCTGGCCAAGGTGCTGGTCTTCTCGAAGACCGCCGGCTTCCGCCACTCGTCCATTCCCAACGGCATCGCCGCGATCCAGCAGCTAGGTACCGCGAACGGTTTCACCGTCACCGCGACCGAGGACGCCGGCCAGTTCACCACCGCCAACCTCGCCCAGTACCAGGCCGTGGTCTGGCTCTCCACCACCGGTGACGTACTCGACACGGCACAGCAGAACGCGTTTCAGGCGTACATCGCCGCAGGTGGCGGCTATGTCGGGGTGCACGCCGCCGCCGACACCGAGTACGACTGGGCCTGGTACGGCGGTCTGGTCGGCGGCTACTTCAGCTCCCACCCGGCGACCCAGCAGGCGACCGTACGCACCGAGGACCGGTCGAACGTCTCCACCGCCCACCTGCCGCAGAACTGGACCCGCACCGACGAGTGGTACAACTACCGCGCCAACCCCCGGGCGAACGTGAAGGTCCTGTCCAACCTGGACGAGTCGTCGTACAGCGGCGGCACGATGAACGGCGACCACCCGATCACCTGGTGCCAGAACTACGGCGGCGGGCGGGCCTGGTACACCGGGCTCGGCCACACCGAGCAGACCTACACCGAGGCGAACTTCACCCGGATGCTGCTCGGCGGCATCCAGATCGCGGCCGGGGCGAAGCCGGCGGACTGCCGGCCGGAGGTCGGCTACACCGCACTCTTCGACGGCACCCAGGCGAGCCTGAACCAGTGGCGGCAGGCCGGACCGGGCGGCTTCACCCTGGCCGACGGCACGCTCACCTCCAACGGCGGCATGGGCCTGCTCTGGTACCCGGTCCGCACCTTCGCCAACTACTCGCTGAAGCTCGACTGGATGATGCCGGGCGACGACAACGGCGGCGTCTTCATCGGCTTCCCGGACCCGCAGGGCGACCCGTGGCAGCCGGTCGACGCCGGCCACGAGATCCAGATCGACGCGACCGACGCCGACCCGTCCCGGACCACCGGCAGCGTCTACAGCCTCCAGGCGCCGGACACCGCCGCGCGGGCCGCCGCGCTGAACCCGCCCGGCTCGTGGAACACGTACGAGATCGGCGTACACGGGCAGCGGGTGGAGATCTGGCTCAACGGCGTGAAGATCAACGACTACACCAGTACCCGGAACATCGCCAACGGCTACATCGGCGTGCAGAACGACGGCGCCGGAATGGACATCAACTACCGCAACATCCGGATCAGGACCGACGGTGGCGACCCGCCGCAGCCGCCCACCACCGACCTGGCCCAGGGCAAGCCGACCGCCGCCTCCAGCGTCGAGCCCGGCAGCCCGCACGTGGCCGCCAACGCGGTCGACGGCAACAGTGGCACCCGCTGGGGCAGCGCGCACGCCGATCCGCAGTGGATCTCCGTCGACCTCGGGGCCTCCTACGCGCTGAACCGGGTCCGGCTCAACTGGGAGGCGGCGTACGGGCGGGCGTACCAGATCCAGACCTCGCCGAACAACAGCACCTGGACCACCGTCCACTCGACCAGCACCTCCGACGGGGGCGTGGACGACGTGGCGCTCACCGGCACCGGGCGCTACGTCCGGGTGAACGGCACCACGCGGGGCACCGCCTGGGGCTACTCGCTCTGGGACCTGTCCGTCTACGGCACCCCGGTCACCGGCACCCCGACACTGCTCTCCTCGGGCCGACCGACCGCCACCTCCAGCGTCGAGCCCGGCAGCGCGCACGTGGCCGCCAACGCGGTCGACGGCAACACCGCGACCCGTTGGGGCAGCGCCTACGCCGATCCGCAGTGGATCTCCGTCGACCTCGGCGCCACCCGCTCACTGAGCCGGGTCCGGCTCAACTGGGAGGCGGCGTACGGGCGGGCGTACCAGATCCAGACCTCGCCGGACAACAACACCTGGACCACCGTCTACTCCACCACCGCCTCCGACGGCGGGATCGACGACATCACGCTCACCGGCACCGGCCGCCACGTCCGGGTCCACGGCACCCAGCGGGCGCTGACCCCGTACGGCTACTCCCTCTGGGAGCTCGAGGTCTACGGCGCCTGA